Proteins from one Acetoanaerobium noterae genomic window:
- a CDS encoding MnhB domain-containing protein, which yields MKTSIILETISKLLLPFMMLFGIYIISFGDVSPGGGFQGGAILTTAYLAFYFISEDKNIDLTKWVKFEKVLFFLLIIAGFLSVLSKGVYFTNPILNDSMISKRVFFILLNLIIAAKVCVGLICIVESFIEEEDDGF from the coding sequence ATGAAAACCTCAATTATCTTAGAAACTATAAGTAAGCTTTTACTACCGTTTATGATGTTATTTGGCATCTATATTATTTCCTTTGGCGATGTATCACCAGGAGGAGGTTTTCAAGGTGGAGCTATACTAACCACTGCTTATTTAGCGTTTTATTTTATTTCAGAAGATAAAAATATAGATTTGACTAAATGGGTAAAGTTTGAAAAGGTATTATTTTTTCTACTAATAATAGCAGGATTTTTAAGCGTACTATCAAAAGGTGTTTACTTTACTAATCCAATATTAAACGATAGCATGATTTCAAAAAGAGTTTTTTTTATTTTATTAAATCTTATAATAGCTGCAAAGGTATGTGTAGGTCTAATATGCATAGTAGAAAGCTTCATTGAGGAGGAAGACGATGGATTTTAG
- a CDS encoding pseudouridine synthase, producing MKAQVEKMRIDKYLANMGVGSRSEIKRYIKNKRVMVNGVYITDNGLIINLDDDIRFDEEKISYRKFVYIMMNKPQGVISATEDKYQNTVLDLLDPSYLHFDLFPAGRLDKDTEGFLLLTNDGKLAHNMLSPKKHVEKKYYVEVIGHLVNEDKDAFSGNIIIDDGYECMPAKLEILDSNDISKAYVTIKEGKFHQIKRMFEAIGKEVTYLKRLTMGPLKLDENLELGEYRELTEQEMQMLNDYM from the coding sequence ATGAAAGCTCAAGTTGAAAAAATGAGAATTGATAAATATCTTGCTAATATGGGTGTTGGGAGCCGTAGTGAAATAAAAAGATATATAAAAAATAAGCGTGTAATGGTAAATGGAGTATATATTACTGACAATGGGCTTATTATAAACTTAGATGATGACATAAGATTTGATGAAGAGAAAATATCATATAGAAAATTTGTCTATATCATGATGAATAAACCTCAAGGAGTAATATCTGCAACTGAAGATAAATATCAAAACACTGTGCTAGATTTGCTTGACCCTTCATATCTTCATTTTGATTTATTCCCTGCTGGCAGATTAGATAAAGACACTGAAGGCTTTTTACTACTGACAAATGACGGCAAGCTAGCTCATAACATGCTTTCCCCTAAAAAACATGTTGAGAAAAAATATTATGTCGAAGTTATCGGACATCTAGTAAACGAAGATAAAGATGCTTTTTCAGGAAATATAATTATAGATGACGGGTATGAATGTATGCCTGCCAAATTAGAAATTTTAGATTCAAATGATATATCTAAAGCATATGTGACAATAAAAGAAGGTAAATTTCATCAAATAAAAAGAATGTTTGAAGCAATAGGAAAAGAAGTTACCTATTTAAAAAGACTAACCATGGGTCCGCTGAAATTGGATGAAAATTTGGAGCTAGGCGAGTATAGAGAGTTAACTGAGCAAGAAATGCAGATGCTTAATGATTATATGTAA
- a CDS encoding DarT ssDNA thymidine ADP-ribosyltransferase family protein produces MDLKGVLVRHKVFGEGVIKQNDDQYLTVTFSEEDKKFVFPDALENFLTIIDFNIASAIDVEIQKMKQLESEKMRAQNEMMKKVQPSQSSTHHVGQPTQREEQVFSWSSTFDLSSLMEEFFPKRETLLNIKRDQESQVKQIIEKRNIEYLVHFTRLDNLHSILQNGLVPVSIQQKMKIPSIHNDEQRIDMKLDCTSCSVGFPNYKLFYTFREYKYPGTRWVIIVLDKDVLFSPTNIAYYCHTNAAGIFPRISSAKELCTANAFENMFCDSITTKENKLIQRESLKINDSITTDPQAEILISDIIDTNYIGCICFQNQQDIDDYIQQNGSEVINNYEHKIVPGFFDARKDYMFWKKE; encoded by the coding sequence ATGGATTTGAAAGGAGTTCTTGTTAGACATAAAGTATTTGGAGAAGGGGTTATCAAGCAAAATGATGATCAGTATCTAACCGTCACCTTCTCAGAAGAAGATAAAAAGTTTGTGTTCCCTGATGCTCTTGAAAATTTCCTAACTATAATTGATTTTAATATTGCTTCAGCAATTGATGTAGAAATTCAAAAAATGAAGCAACTTGAGTCTGAAAAAATGAGAGCCCAAAATGAAATGATGAAGAAAGTGCAGCCAAGCCAAAGCAGTACTCATCACGTGGGCCAACCAACCCAAAGGGAAGAACAAGTATTTTCATGGAGCAGTACTTTTGATTTAAGCTCACTAATGGAAGAATTTTTCCCCAAAAGAGAAACTTTGTTGAATATAAAAAGGGACCAAGAATCACAAGTAAAGCAGATAATTGAAAAAAGAAATATAGAATATTTGGTTCACTTTACAAGATTAGACAACCTGCACAGTATCCTTCAAAATGGTTTGGTTCCAGTTAGTATTCAACAAAAAATGAAAATACCATCAATTCACAATGACGAGCAGCGAATTGACATGAAGCTTGATTGTACAAGTTGTTCTGTTGGATTTCCTAATTACAAACTGTTCTATACATTCAGAGAGTATAAATATCCAGGGACGCGTTGGGTAATTATTGTCCTTGATAAGGATGTATTATTCTCACCTACGAATATTGCTTATTATTGCCATACAAATGCTGCTGGGATTTTTCCAAGAATCTCGAGCGCAAAAGAGTTATGTACAGCGAATGCCTTTGAAAATATGTTTTGTGACTCCATAACGACTAAAGAAAATAAATTGATTCAGAGGGAGTCATTAAAAATTAATGATAGCATAACCACTGATCCTCAGGCGGAAATTTTAATTAGTGATATTATTGATACGAATTACATCGGCTGTATTTGTTTTCAAAACCAACAAGACATCGATGACTACATACAACAAAATGGATCTGAAGTCATAAACAATTACGAGCATAAGATTGTACCTGGCTTCTTTGATGCAAGAAAAGATTATATGTTTTGGAAAAAGGAGTAA
- a CDS encoding RsmF rRNA methyltransferase first C-terminal domain-containing protein, which translates to MKNLPQKFLDEMKVLFKQDYDKFINTYNNPSYYGLRANTLKISKLELKAIADFIGEEIPWSQDGFYYDINQRPAKSPLYHAGLYYIQEPSAMAVVNNIDIQPGMKVLDICAAPGGKTINIASKLKGEGLLVSNDINNQRTKAILKNIELYGVSNALITNENHHVLEKVFPEFFDRIILDAPCSGEGMFRKDEDLIKSWERSVIETIPVQKELLDSCALMLRPGGIMIYSTCTFNEDENEKQILDFLARNNNFECIEIPKCNGLISRDILPQSARLLPHKLNGEGHFLCLLRKAYKDNSSLESNSVQNAEPITNFHFHRDKLPYQYLNFEKENLNIKLDGSFIISDNKLYKEVYTQKLIKGFKVIRNGLFVGEIKKEQFIPSQAFIMTLSKSDFKKYLDFDKSDSQIIKYLKGETIFVDNKDDGFYGVGVNGYTLGYGKLQNGKLKNGYNKNWRMT; encoded by the coding sequence ATGAAAAACTTGCCTCAAAAATTTCTAGACGAAATGAAGGTACTATTTAAACAAGACTACGATAAATTCATAAATACATATAACAATCCAAGTTATTATGGACTAAGAGCAAATACCTTAAAAATATCCAAGCTAGAACTTAAAGCTATAGCTGATTTTATTGGTGAAGAAATACCATGGAGTCAGGATGGCTTTTATTATGACATAAATCAAAGACCTGCTAAATCCCCTTTATATCATGCAGGACTATACTATATTCAAGAACCGTCAGCTATGGCAGTTGTTAATAATATCGATATACAGCCTGGAATGAAGGTGTTAGATATATGTGCAGCTCCAGGAGGAAAAACTATTAACATTGCTTCAAAGCTAAAAGGAGAAGGACTCCTTGTAAGCAATGATATAAATAACCAAAGAACTAAGGCTATACTAAAGAACATAGAGCTTTATGGAGTTTCAAACGCTTTAATTACAAATGAAAACCATCATGTGCTAGAAAAAGTATTCCCTGAGTTTTTTGATAGGATTATACTAGATGCTCCATGCTCTGGAGAAGGAATGTTTCGAAAAGATGAAGACCTGATAAAAAGCTGGGAAAGATCAGTGATAGAAACTATACCAGTTCAAAAAGAGCTTCTTGATTCCTGCGCTTTGATGCTAAGACCCGGTGGAATCATGATTTATTCAACTTGTACTTTTAATGAAGATGAAAACGAAAAACAGATACTTGATTTTTTAGCTAGAAATAATAATTTCGAATGTATTGAAATCCCAAAATGCAATGGCTTGATTTCAAGAGATATACTACCTCAGTCAGCTAGACTACTTCCTCATAAACTTAACGGAGAAGGGCATTTCCTGTGCCTACTAAGAAAGGCATATAAGGATAATTCTTCCCTTGAGTCAAACTCAGTTCAAAATGCTGAGCCAATAACCAACTTTCATTTTCATAGGGATAAGCTTCCATATCAGTATCTTAATTTTGAGAAAGAAAATTTGAATATTAAGCTAGATGGTAGCTTTATAATATCTGACAATAAGTTATATAAAGAAGTTTATACTCAAAAATTAATAAAAGGCTTTAAAGTAATTCGAAATGGATTATTTGTAGGAGAAATAAAGAAAGAACAATTCATTCCATCTCAAGCCTTTATTATGACTTTATCTAAATCCGATTTTAAAAAATATCTAGATTTTGATAAAAGCGATTCTCAGATTATAAAATATCTAAAAGGTGAAACTATATTTGTAGATAATAAAGATGACGGATTCTATGGAGTAGGAGTAAATGGCTATACACTGGGATATGGAAAGCTGCAAAATGGTAAGCTTAAAAATGGCTACAATAAAAACTGGAGGATGACCTAA
- a CDS encoding class I SAM-dependent methyltransferase has translation MKKQALDKMKLFFMGMNSRYLEQKDFFIKAEFTFTSGTKQFKGEYVNINDELRYIFKGESQSMSFQDMLNKLMSEAALYDSLNFRYIQRGTIVVIEANDKQVTTRNEDTSEEFDADSQISNSREYYIKSSKSGPLLKEIGIMTKDGKIKNDMIRKYNQIDHFVEVVDPILNCFSDRETITIMDSGCGKSYLTFVLNYYIKEVLKKNCYFIGVDYKENVIKSSKERANRLGYKNMEFIQEDLRTYMPNRHIDMVISLHACDIATDYAIALAMRSKAESLVIVPCCHKELKDQINSSPIDSLIKHGIFKSRFNDFLTDSLRALFIEAHGYEVTPLEYVSPIDTPKNLMIRAIKKSNSNEKAREEYNNIKKLFNVSPTMEKYVY, from the coding sequence TTGAAAAAGCAAGCTTTAGATAAAATGAAATTATTTTTTATGGGAATGAACTCTAGATATTTAGAGCAAAAAGATTTTTTTATTAAAGCTGAATTTACCTTTACATCTGGAACAAAGCAGTTTAAAGGCGAGTATGTAAATATAAATGATGAGCTTAGATATATCTTTAAGGGTGAAAGCCAAAGTATGAGTTTTCAGGATATGTTAAATAAATTAATGTCCGAAGCAGCTCTATATGATTCTTTGAACTTTAGATATATTCAAAGAGGGACAATAGTAGTTATAGAAGCAAATGACAAGCAAGTTACTACAAGAAATGAAGACACCTCTGAGGAGTTTGATGCAGATAGTCAGATAAGTAACTCAAGAGAATATTATATAAAGTCATCTAAATCAGGACCTCTTTTAAAAGAGATAGGTATCATGACCAAGGATGGAAAAATAAAAAATGATATGATTAGAAAATATAATCAAATAGATCATTTTGTAGAGGTAGTTGACCCAATTTTAAATTGCTTTAGCGATAGAGAAACAATCACCATAATGGATTCTGGATGCGGAAAATCATATCTTACATTTGTTCTCAACTACTATATAAAAGAAGTTCTTAAGAAAAACTGTTACTTTATAGGAGTGGACTATAAAGAAAATGTAATTAAGTCATCAAAAGAAAGAGCAAACAGGCTCGGATATAAAAATATGGAGTTCATCCAAGAGGACCTAAGAACCTATATGCCAAATAGACATATTGATATGGTAATAAGTCTTCACGCTTGTGATATAGCTACAGACTATGCAATAGCTTTAGCTATGAGAAGTAAAGCCGAATCACTTGTGATAGTTCCTTGCTGTCATAAAGAACTCAAAGATCAAATTAATAGTTCTCCTATAGATTCACTTATTAAACATGGAATATTCAAATCTAGATTCAACGATTTTTTAACTGATTCGCTTAGAGCATTGTTCATTGAAGCTCATGGCTATGAAGTTACACCTTTAGAATATGTATCTCCAATAGACACGCCTAAAAATCTTATGATTAGAGCTATAAAAAAATCTAATTCAAATGAAAAAGCTAGAGAAGAATATAATAATATTAAAAAGTTATTTAATGTTAGCCCAACTATGGAAAAATACGTTTATTGA
- a CDS encoding sodium:proton antiporter codes for MDFRIIMSLLTVALGLYGLAMSKNIIKSIICLQIMESAIVLLYLSFADKKNGISPIHPGNLTNMVDPLPQALMITTIIIGSAISALALMISIKIYHHYETLNWQEIMEKDG; via the coding sequence ATGGATTTTAGAATTATTATGTCTTTATTAACTGTTGCTTTGGGTTTATATGGCTTAGCCATGAGTAAAAATATAATTAAATCTATAATTTGCCTTCAAATAATGGAAAGTGCAATCGTTCTTTTATATCTTTCCTTTGCAGATAAAAAGAATGGTATTTCTCCTATACATCCTGGAAATCTTACAAATATGGTAGATCCACTTCCTCAGGCCCTTATGATTACAACTATTATAATTGGAAGTGCTATTTCAGCTCTTGCTCTTATGATTAGCATAAAAATTTATCATCATTATGAAACTCTTAACTGGCAAGAAATCATGGAAAAGGATGGTTAA
- the fba gene encoding class II fructose-1,6-bisphosphate aldolase — protein sequence MPLVNTKEMFKHAYEGKYAIGAFNVNNMEIIQGIVAAAQKEKSALILQVSAGARKYASPIYLRKLVEAAIEETDLPIALHLDHGDSFEICKQCIDDGFSSVMIDGSALPFEENIALAKKVAEYAHERNVTVEAELGKLAGIEDDVNVSAEDAKFTDPDQAVEFVERSGVDSLAIAIGTSHGAYKFAGEPRLDFARLEKISALLPNYPLVLHGASSVIPKYLEMCNQYGAAIPGAKGVPEDMLREAAKWGVCKINVDTDLRMAMTAAIRKVLVEQPAEFDPRKYLGPGRDAIEEIVQNKIKNVFGCSGSALK from the coding sequence ATGCCATTAGTTAATACTAAAGAAATGTTTAAACATGCCTATGAAGGAAAATATGCTATTGGGGCATTTAATGTCAACAATATGGAAATTATTCAAGGCATAGTAGCTGCAGCTCAAAAAGAAAAGTCTGCTCTTATTCTTCAAGTTTCTGCAGGTGCTAGAAAATACGCTAGTCCTATATATTTAAGAAAGCTAGTAGAAGCTGCAATTGAGGAAACTGACCTTCCAATAGCTCTTCATCTAGATCATGGTGATAGCTTTGAAATTTGCAAGCAATGTATAGATGATGGTTTTTCTTCTGTTATGATAGACGGTTCAGCTCTTCCATTTGAAGAAAATATAGCTTTAGCAAAAAAAGTTGCCGAGTACGCTCATGAGAGAAATGTTACTGTAGAGGCTGAGCTAGGGAAGCTAGCTGGAATAGAAGATGATGTAAATGTATCTGCTGAGGATGCAAAATTTACTGATCCAGATCAAGCTGTAGAGTTCGTAGAGAGAAGTGGCGTTGATTCACTTGCAATTGCTATTGGAACAAGTCATGGAGCTTACAAGTTTGCAGGAGAGCCTAGACTTGATTTTGCTAGATTAGAAAAAATATCAGCTTTACTTCCTAATTATCCTCTAGTGCTTCATGGAGCCTCTTCAGTTATACCTAAGTATCTAGAAATGTGCAACCAGTATGGCGCTGCTATTCCAGGTGCAAAAGGTGTTCCAGAAGATATGCTAAGAGAAGCTGCAAAATGGGGAGTATGCAAGATTAACGTTGATACTGACCTTAGAATGGCTATGACTGCAGCTATTCGTAAGGTTTTAGTTGAGCAACCAGCTGAGTTTGATCCTAGAAAATACCTAGGTCCAGGCAGAGATGCTATTGAAGAAATAGTTCAAAATAAGATTAAAAATGTATTTGGATGCTCTGGTTCAGCTTTAAAATAA
- a CDS encoding complex I subunit 5 family protein, producing the protein MTQTLFLIFLPIITAVTIYSFKIKHIEKLVLIMQSSITFIILDTYTKIGHSQGFAFVLGGYSKVSGIELKMDRIALAFSILAIIIWWALIFYNYDKIKNDLRFGFFLIFLEGVFLGFLQANDFFTIFVFIELMTIISTILIVYKRDSYSFRAGFYYLLFNSIGMMFYLIGVAVIYQSIGTLNMTLAKEILPSMFSNPFIQMSYIFIIVSMGVKSAFFPVYNWLPKAHGAAPAAVSALLSGLLVKSGLYVFIKIGLVFQPWLLKEYLLYIGLITSLSGTIFAIAQKDIKQLLAFSSISQIGIMLMAISRLSGYGLVGGVYHIFSHAFAKSLLFLTVGLIINKTNKRRLNEIRGVYESSPFMSILMILSLFSLIGLPMFSGYISKDIVKYSVKDFGIAYLLFSFINIGTLIYTLKFFQIFKGKGTKYNINIKTKISFLILLIPALILGLNPTFIENIFMIKIDYFFGNPNIIMIFEYFIFVVLAIFINKNYVEKEHKILYKLRHFNLSFENSVFLLVIFLFSLISFNFII; encoded by the coding sequence ATGACTCAAACGCTATTTCTAATTTTTTTACCAATTATCACAGCTGTAACAATTTATTCGTTTAAAATTAAGCATATCGAAAAATTAGTTTTAATAATGCAATCATCGATTACATTTATAATTCTTGATACATATACTAAAATTGGGCATAGCCAAGGATTTGCATTTGTACTTGGAGGCTATTCTAAAGTTTCAGGAATAGAATTAAAAATGGATAGAATTGCACTTGCATTTAGTATCCTTGCTATTATCATATGGTGGGCACTTATTTTTTATAATTACGATAAAATTAAAAATGATTTAAGATTTGGATTCTTTCTTATTTTTTTAGAGGGAGTTTTTCTTGGATTCTTGCAAGCCAATGACTTTTTTACGATATTTGTATTTATAGAATTAATGACAATAATTTCAACTATTTTAATAGTATATAAACGTGATAGTTATTCTTTTAGAGCGGGGTTCTATTACCTTTTATTTAATAGCATAGGTATGATGTTTTACCTTATAGGAGTAGCAGTGATTTATCAATCTATAGGTACACTCAATATGACTCTCGCTAAAGAAATTCTACCCTCCATGTTTTCAAATCCCTTCATTCAAATGTCATATATTTTTATAATAGTATCCATGGGTGTAAAATCAGCGTTTTTTCCTGTATACAATTGGCTTCCTAAAGCGCATGGAGCAGCTCCTGCTGCAGTGTCAGCACTATTATCAGGATTATTAGTAAAATCTGGTCTTTATGTGTTTATAAAAATTGGTTTAGTATTTCAACCATGGTTGCTAAAAGAATACTTATTATATATTGGCTTAATAACCTCTCTATCAGGAACAATATTTGCCATAGCTCAAAAAGATATAAAGCAGCTTCTTGCTTTTAGCAGTATTTCTCAAATAGGAATAATGCTTATGGCAATCAGTAGATTATCTGGATATGGACTAGTCGGTGGAGTTTACCATATATTTTCACATGCATTTGCAAAAAGCTTACTTTTCTTAACTGTTGGTCTTATAATCAATAAAACGAACAAAAGAAGATTAAATGAAATTAGAGGAGTTTATGAATCTTCGCCATTTATGAGTATTCTTATGATATTAAGTCTGTTCTCTCTTATAGGCCTACCCATGTTTAGTGGTTACATAAGCAAAGATATTGTCAAATACTCTGTTAAGGATTTTGGTATAGCTTATCTGCTTTTTTCATTTATAAATATTGGAACCTTAATTTACACTTTAAAGTTTTTCCAGATATTTAAAGGAAAAGGAACAAAATATAACATAAATATTAAAACTAAAATCTCCTTCTTAATTTTACTGATACCAGCACTGATTTTAGGACTTAATCCTACATTTATTGAAAATATTTTTATGATAAAAATTGATTATTTTTTTGGAAATCCAAATATAATTATGATTTTTGAATACTTTATCTTCGTAGTACTTGCGATTTTTATTAATAAAAATTATGTAGAAAAAGAACATAAGATATTATATAAGCTAAGACATTTTAATCTCAGCTTTGAAAACTCCGTTTTCTTATTAGTAATATTTTTATTCTCACTAATAAGTTTTAATTTTATAATATAA
- a CDS encoding 5' nucleotidase, NT5C type, with protein MKRLNICIDIDGTMTDPYYFMPYFNKYFNKDLSQDDCTTHRIDELYELHREEIDIFYEKEGEHMHRNATILPKVKEVFDELINYHNLYIVTARSERMAEITKEWLEKYDIPEVQLHSLGSYYKVDKAKELNCDVFIEDNPQNSLEIAESGIKVLLMDTNYNKTLSHKNIIRVQNWNDIKLHIDKLGKQ; from the coding sequence ATGAAAAGACTAAATATTTGTATAGACATTGATGGAACAATGACAGATCCATATTATTTTATGCCTTATTTTAATAAATATTTTAATAAAGATTTATCTCAAGACGATTGCACTACTCATAGAATCGATGAGCTATATGAGCTTCATAGAGAAGAAATAGATATATTTTATGAAAAAGAAGGGGAACATATGCACAGAAATGCTACTATCCTTCCTAAAGTTAAAGAGGTATTTGATGAGTTAATAAACTATCATAACCTGTATATAGTAACTGCTAGAAGTGAGAGAATGGCAGAAATAACTAAGGAATGGCTTGAAAAGTATGATATCCCTGAAGTTCAGCTTCATTCACTTGGAAGCTATTATAAAGTAGATAAAGCAAAAGAGCTAAATTGCGATGTTTTTATAGAGGATAATCCACAAAACTCATTAGAAATTGCAGAATCAGGAATAAAAGTCCTATTAATGGATACTAATTATAATAAGACCTTGTCACATAAAAATATCATTAGGGTTCAGAATTGGAATGACATTAAGCTTCATATTGATAAATTGGGTAAGCAGTAA
- a CDS encoding DarT1-associated NADAR antitoxin family protein, translating into MAKRICFISKPYEYPIYDEVLIEFEYFTGFAISQKQKSINSMHASILRADSSLKVLEVSTKSTNPLGVALSAFNLKFLDEISGREYPLENIFQSSKVFANGGPYRDLLNVHPKDAKRDERLKSSGNLVGFNYNDTIWEKDPKTMFYDWIYIRSLYRNGTLAKEILDFNAFTDIEFNQEKSINCQARSAAIFVSLAKLGKLDDVLNSKEEFKKIYSSSQNATSQISIFDI; encoded by the coding sequence ATGGCAAAGAGAATTTGCTTTATTTCAAAGCCCTACGAATACCCAATTTACGACGAGGTACTAATTGAGTTTGAATACTTCACTGGATTTGCAATATCACAAAAGCAAAAGTCAATAAATTCGATGCATGCTAGCATTTTAAGAGCAGATTCGTCTTTAAAGGTCCTTGAGGTTTCTACTAAATCTACCAATCCTCTTGGTGTTGCCTTGAGTGCGTTTAATTTAAAATTTCTAGATGAAATATCTGGGAGAGAATATCCCCTTGAGAATATTTTTCAATCTTCAAAGGTATTTGCAAATGGTGGACCATATAGGGATTTGCTAAATGTTCATCCTAAAGACGCCAAGAGAGATGAAAGGCTTAAATCATCAGGTAATCTAGTAGGTTTTAATTATAATGATACGATCTGGGAAAAAGATCCTAAAACAATGTTTTATGATTGGATTTATATAAGATCACTATATAGAAATGGCACATTGGCAAAAGAAATCCTCGATTTTAATGCATTCACGGATATTGAATTTAATCAAGAGAAGTCAATTAACTGTCAAGCCAGATCGGCTGCAATATTTGTGAGTTTAGCAAAGCTTGGGAAATTAGATGACGTACTAAATTCCAAAGAAGAGTTTAAAAAGATATATTCAAGTAGCCAGAATGCTACCTCACAAATATCGATATTCGACATTTAA
- a CDS encoding transposase, whose amino-acid sequence MKTYYDIDFKKELVKEYLDGKSLNNLYQTYGVAKSTIAGWIKKYSEECQYIKPHNKEKNASSEEIRALNKKIKELEKENDFLKKAAA is encoded by the coding sequence ATGAAAACATATTACGATATAGATTTTAAGAAAGAATTAGTTAAAGAATATTTAGATGGTAAATCATTAAATAATCTTTACCAGACCTATGGAGTAGCAAAATCTACAATAGCAGGATGGATTAAAAAATACAGTGAAGAATGCCAATATATTAAACCACATAATAAAGAAAAAAATGCTTCAAGTGAAGAAATACGAGCTTTAAATAAGAAAATCAAGGAACTTGAAAAGGAAAATGATTTCTTAAAAAAAGCCGCGGC
- the rlmD gene encoding 23S rRNA (uracil(1939)-C(5))-methyltransferase RlmD, with the protein MKKRDILEIRVENMEFGGTGTTVVDGIKLSYKGGIAGQKVKMLVKKVRKTKAEGKILSVLEPAEIETSPTCPHYGICGGCSMLSVPYDEQISIKKNQIIELFNEAGHTEVADLEVLKSPSPYEYKNKMEFTFGDKEKGGELMLGMHAKNSPMSIEYVHSCMIVDEDYRKILVATTEFFRNANLPHYRVLAHEGYLRHLVLRKGKNTGDIQVNIVTTTQLEFDMDTYANMLTKLTLNGEIKGILHTFNDSLSDAVIPEKINLLYGVTDFEDILLDKRFNISPFSFFQTNTHGAEVLYSAVKDMIGDKKDIIFDLYSGTGTIGITVSDKANKIVGIEIIEEAVEAAKENIKKNNIKNCEFIAGDVATEVSKISENPELILLDPPRAGIHPKAMGDIISFNSKEILYISCNPKALMNDLKVLKSAGYEIQEVIGVDMFPNSPHVETVVLMSRVDK; encoded by the coding sequence TTGAAAAAAAGAGATATATTAGAGATTAGAGTTGAAAATATGGAGTTTGGTGGAACTGGAACTACTGTAGTTGATGGAATAAAACTAAGCTACAAAGGCGGAATTGCTGGTCAAAAAGTAAAGATGCTAGTAAAAAAAGTAAGAAAAACTAAAGCAGAAGGAAAGATTCTTTCAGTTCTAGAACCAGCGGAAATAGAAACGTCTCCTACATGTCCCCATTATGGCATATGTGGTGGATGTAGTATGCTTTCTGTACCATATGATGAGCAAATCAGCATCAAGAAAAATCAGATAATTGAGCTTTTTAATGAAGCTGGACATACTGAAGTAGCGGATTTAGAGGTTTTAAAAAGCCCAAGTCCATATGAATATAAAAATAAAATGGAATTTACATTTGGAGATAAAGAAAAAGGCGGAGAACTAATGCTGGGAATGCACGCAAAAAATTCTCCAATGTCAATAGAATATGTTCATTCTTGCATGATTGTAGATGAAGACTATAGGAAAATATTAGTTGCTACAACTGAATTTTTTAGAAATGCAAATCTTCCTCACTATAGAGTACTCGCTCATGAAGGCTATTTAAGACATTTAGTTTTAAGAAAAGGTAAGAATACTGGAGATATTCAAGTAAATATTGTAACTACTACTCAGCTTGAATTCGATATGGATACATATGCGAATATGCTTACAAAATTAACTCTTAACGGAGAAATTAAAGGCATACTTCATACTTTTAATGATTCGCTTTCTGATGCTGTTATTCCAGAAAAAATCAATCTGCTATACGGCGTTACTGACTTTGAGGACATATTACTAGATAAGAGATTTAATATCTCACCGTTTTCTTTCTTTCAAACAAATACTCATGGTGCAGAAGTACTTTATTCTGCTGTGAAAGACATGATAGGAGATAAAAAAGATATAATATTTGATTTATATAGCGGAACTGGAACAATAGGAATAACAGTATCAGATAAAGCAAATAAAATAGTGGGTATAGAAATAATCGAAGAGGCAGTAGAAGCAGCTAAAGAAAATATTAAGAAAAATAATATAAAAAACTGTGAATTCATAGCTGGTGATGTAGCTACTGAGGTATCAAAAATATCAGAAAATCCTGAACTAATATTACTTGATCCTCCAAGAGCAGGGATACATCCAAAAGCGATGGGAGATATCATATCATTTAACTCTAAAGAAATACTATATATATCATGTAATCCAAAAGCTCTAATGAACGATTTAAAAGTTCTCAAGAGCGCAGGTTATGAGATACAGGAAGTAATTGGAGTTGACATGTTTCCTAATTCTCCGCACGTTGAGACGGTAGTATTGATGTCAAGGGTAGATAAGTAA